The following proteins are co-located in the Gordonia polyisoprenivorans genome:
- the hsaB gene encoding 3-hydroxy-9,10-secoandrosta-1,3,5(10)-triene-9,17-dione monooxygenase reductase subunit, with protein MSAHTPYGSADFDSRQFRTAMGQFCTGVTVITTLTADDQPAGFACQSFAALSLDPPLVLFCPQKTSRTWSVIEQRGAFCVNVLSNRQQDVSANFGAPSEDKFSGVVWDPSPAGLPVIRHCLTWAECTIEQVADGGDHHIVIGRAQTLGEVLQDKPLLFYRGGYLSTEHPRVTPAQAELENFLTWTGGDTWL; from the coding sequence ATGAGCGCCCATACCCCCTACGGCTCCGCCGATTTCGACTCCCGACAGTTCCGCACCGCGATGGGGCAGTTCTGCACCGGGGTCACCGTGATCACCACGCTCACCGCCGACGACCAGCCGGCCGGATTCGCCTGCCAGTCGTTCGCGGCGCTGTCCCTCGACCCGCCGCTGGTGCTGTTCTGCCCGCAGAAGACCTCACGAACGTGGTCGGTGATCGAGCAGCGGGGTGCCTTTTGTGTCAACGTGCTCTCGAATCGTCAGCAGGACGTGAGCGCGAATTTCGGTGCGCCGAGCGAGGACAAGTTCTCCGGCGTCGTCTGGGACCCTTCGCCCGCGGGGCTGCCGGTCATCCGGCACTGCCTGACCTGGGCGGAGTGCACCATCGAGCAGGTCGCCGACGGTGGTGATCACCACATCGTCATCGGCCGCGCGCAGACGCTGGGAGAGGTGTTGCAGGACAAGCCGTTGCTGTTCTATCGAGGCGGATACCTCTCCACCGAGCACCCGCGCGTGACACCCGCACAGGCCGAACTCGAGAACTTCCTGACCTGGACCGGAGGGGACACCTGGCTATGA
- a CDS encoding wax ester/triacylglycerol synthase domain-containing protein, which translates to MVGLDPRKGAFDAVMFGIEDDPLLRSSITLVAMLDRAPDLERVTDRTERLTRLQPRLRQRAVGNPMSLAPPRWEVDPHFDAGFHLRWRRAPGEREALVEVLDFAERMSEADFDRARPLWEAAIITGLADDQAALIVKIHHCITDGIGGLAMAASLFDLTRDAPEPGDMPMMPTAEPSSLIHRVEQAVGFEVRVAADDTARLARLAFTTAKTAVADPVGLTRQAVDTAASTIRMLAPRAARCPP; encoded by the coding sequence ATGGTTGGCCTCGATCCCAGGAAGGGCGCATTCGACGCGGTGATGTTCGGCATCGAGGACGACCCACTGCTGCGGTCGTCGATCACGCTGGTCGCGATGCTCGACCGCGCGCCTGACCTCGAGCGGGTGACCGACCGCACCGAACGACTGACCCGCCTCCAACCGCGCCTACGTCAGCGAGCCGTCGGCAATCCGATGTCGCTGGCTCCGCCGCGCTGGGAGGTCGATCCACATTTCGACGCCGGATTCCACCTGCGGTGGCGGCGCGCACCGGGCGAACGCGAAGCGCTCGTTGAGGTCCTCGACTTCGCAGAGCGGATGAGCGAGGCCGACTTCGACCGCGCGCGCCCGCTGTGGGAGGCCGCGATCATCACCGGTCTCGCCGACGATCAGGCGGCCCTGATCGTGAAGATCCACCACTGCATCACCGACGGCATCGGTGGTCTGGCGATGGCCGCCTCGCTGTTCGACCTCACCCGCGACGCACCGGAACCCGGTGACATGCCGATGATGCCCACCGCCGAACCGTCGAGCCTGATCCATCGGGTCGAGCAGGCTGTGGGGTTCGAGGTCCGTGTCGCCGCCGACGACACCGCCCGGCTCGCACGACTGGCGTTCACGACCGCCAAGACCGCTGTCGCCGACCCCGTGGGTCTGACCCGGCAGGCCGTCGACACCGCGGCGTCGACGATTCGGATGCTCGCACCCAGGGCCGCCCGCTGTCCACCTTGA
- a CDS encoding SDR family oxidoreductase, with amino-acid sequence MSDGLLAGKVVVVSGVGPGLGRSICVRAAAAGASVVLAARTESRLKEVAAELDTPTLVVPTDITDDDAVDTLVSAAVGEFGGVDVLVNNAFALPSMKPLARTDFDQITASLDLTVLGTLRVIKAFTDALAERDGSIVNINSMVIRHSEPRYGSYKLAKSAMLAMSQTLATELGDKGIRINSVAPGYIWDDQLKWYFGEVAKKYGITPEQVYEQTAGRSDLHRLPEPDEIADAVVFLASPMARAITGHTLDVNCGEYHD; translated from the coding sequence ATGAGTGACGGACTACTGGCCGGCAAGGTCGTCGTCGTGTCGGGCGTCGGGCCCGGGCTCGGACGCTCGATCTGTGTTCGGGCCGCGGCTGCCGGAGCGAGTGTGGTGCTCGCGGCTCGGACCGAATCCAGGCTCAAGGAGGTGGCCGCCGAACTCGACACGCCCACGCTCGTCGTACCCACCGACATCACCGACGACGACGCCGTCGACACACTGGTGAGCGCCGCCGTCGGCGAGTTCGGTGGCGTCGATGTGCTGGTGAACAACGCGTTCGCGCTGCCGTCGATGAAACCCCTGGCCCGCACCGACTTCGACCAGATCACCGCGAGTCTGGACCTGACCGTGCTCGGCACCCTGCGCGTGATCAAGGCCTTCACCGACGCCCTTGCCGAGCGGGACGGGTCGATCGTCAACATCAACTCGATGGTGATCCGCCACTCCGAACCCCGCTACGGCAGTTACAAGCTGGCCAAGTCGGCGATGCTCGCGATGTCGCAGACACTGGCCACCGAGCTGGGGGACAAGGGGATTCGGATCAACTCGGTGGCACCCGGCTACATCTGGGACGACCAACTGAAGTGGTACTTCGGCGAGGTGGCCAAGAAGTACGGCATCACCCCCGAGCAGGTGTACGAGCAGACGGCGGGCCGCTCCGACCTCCATCGGCTACCCGAGCCGGACGAGATCGCCGACGCGGTGGTCTTCCTCGCCTCGCCGATGGCCCGCGCCATCACCGGACACACCCTCGACGTGAACTGCGGTGAGTACCATGACTAG
- a CDS encoding WS/DGAT domain-containing protein, with product MKGVDVAATNVPGPPMSVYTAGAKVTKLIPFAPKSGAAVNVGLMSYAGGVFLGVNCDPAAVTDSRLLTECLRTAIADLL from the coding sequence ATGAAGGGGGTCGACGTCGCGGCGACAAACGTCCCGGGCCCACCGATGTCGGTCTACACCGCGGGCGCCAAGGTCACCAAGCTGATCCCGTTCGCACCCAAGTCGGGGGCCGCGGTCAACGTGGGACTCATGTCCTACGCCGGCGGCGTCTTCCTCGGCGTGAACTGCGATCCCGCAGCCGTCACCGACAGCCGGTTGCTCACCGAATGCCTGCGCACCGCAATCGCCGATCTGCTGTAG
- a CDS encoding sulfotransferase family protein codes for MTRSTLTTVGTVDDLHESAMRATGLDDFGDDGYREALAILLTSYAEEAGLTELGSKMFRFFLKGALVARLLSEASWKANPGYVDVPITRPIFVTGLPRTGTTALHRLLTADPAHQGLEMWLCDVPQPRPPRETWSDNPVFTQINAGFAQHHVENPEFLGLHYMDASEVEECWQLLRQSMMSISYESLAYLPTYSRWLAGQDWTPAYARHKRNLALIGSNDPEKRWVLKNPSHLFALDALMATYPDALVIQTHRAPETIIASMCSLAEHATPGWSTTFVGERIGASQLELWSRGLREFSSARQRYDPAQFVDVEFDELRADPFGVVDRVYGALGTSVSDGARAAMRVLDEESRSGARAPRHTYRLSDYGLDEDTVTTAFTS; via the coding sequence ATGACTAGGTCAACGTTGACGACGGTGGGTACCGTCGACGACCTCCACGAATCGGCCATGCGGGCAACCGGTTTGGACGACTTCGGCGACGACGGGTACCGCGAGGCGCTGGCGATCCTGCTCACCTCGTACGCCGAGGAAGCCGGGCTCACCGAACTCGGTAGCAAGATGTTCCGGTTCTTCCTCAAGGGGGCGCTGGTGGCGCGGCTGCTGAGCGAGGCGTCGTGGAAAGCCAACCCCGGCTACGTCGACGTGCCGATCACCCGGCCGATCTTCGTCACCGGGCTGCCACGGACCGGGACCACCGCGTTGCATCGGCTGCTCACCGCCGATCCCGCCCATCAGGGCCTCGAGATGTGGTTGTGCGACGTCCCGCAGCCGCGTCCGCCGCGCGAGACGTGGTCGGACAACCCGGTGTTCACACAGATCAACGCGGGCTTCGCCCAACACCACGTGGAGAACCCGGAGTTCCTGGGACTGCACTACATGGATGCGTCCGAGGTCGAGGAATGCTGGCAGTTGTTGCGGCAGAGCATGATGTCGATCTCCTACGAGTCACTGGCGTATCTGCCCACCTATTCGCGCTGGCTCGCCGGCCAGGACTGGACGCCGGCGTACGCCCGACACAAACGCAACTTGGCGCTCATCGGCTCCAACGATCCCGAGAAGCGTTGGGTACTCAAGAATCCCAGCCACCTGTTCGCCTTGGATGCGCTGATGGCCACCTATCCCGATGCGCTGGTGATCCAGACGCATCGTGCGCCGGAAACGATCATCGCCTCCATGTGCAGCCTCGCCGAACATGCCACCCCGGGGTGGTCGACGACCTTCGTCGGCGAGCGGATCGGCGCCTCACAGCTCGAACTGTGGTCGCGTGGCCTGCGCGAATTCTCGAGTGCCCGACAGCGATACGACCCCGCACAGTTCGTCGACGTCGAGTTCGACGAGTTGCGAGCAGACCCGTTCGGCGTCGTCGACCGCGTGTATGGAGCGCTGGGGACATCGGTGTCCGACGGGGCACGAGCGGCGATGCGGGTGCTCGACGAGGAGAGCCGTTCGGGTGCGCGAGCACCCCGCCACACCTACCGGCTATCCGACTACGGTCTCGACGAGGACACCGTGACAACCGCTTTCACATCCTGA
- the hsaC gene encoding iron-dependent extradiol dioxygenase HsaC: MTDSPIRSLGYMRIEATDVDAWREYGLKILGMVEGTGTVDGALYLRMDDFPARLVIVPGEHDRLASSGWECANASALQDVRDRLSAAGVVYREAKDEELLERQVVEMIVFTDPAGNTIEAFHGVALQHRRIVSPYGHRFVTGEQGLGHVVLTCDDDKAALEFYRDVLGFSLRDSMRLPPQAVGREEGDEVPWLRFLGCNPRHHSLAFLPIPNSTGIVHLMVEVENSDDVGLCLDRALRRKVKMSATLGRHVNDLMLSFYMKTPGGFDVEFGCEGRTVADDDWIARESTAVSLWGHDFTVGFSQ; the protein is encoded by the coding sequence ATGACCGACAGTCCGATCCGTTCCCTGGGGTACATGCGCATCGAGGCGACCGACGTCGACGCCTGGCGCGAGTACGGTCTGAAGATTCTCGGCATGGTCGAGGGCACCGGTACCGTCGACGGCGCGCTCTACCTGCGGATGGACGACTTCCCGGCTCGCCTGGTGATCGTGCCGGGCGAGCACGACCGGCTCGCGTCCTCCGGCTGGGAATGCGCCAATGCCTCAGCGCTCCAAGACGTCCGAGATCGGTTGTCGGCGGCCGGCGTCGTCTATCGCGAGGCCAAGGACGAGGAACTGCTCGAGCGGCAGGTCGTCGAGATGATCGTGTTCACCGACCCGGCCGGCAACACCATCGAGGCGTTTCACGGTGTGGCGCTGCAGCATCGACGTATCGTCAGTCCGTATGGTCACCGCTTCGTCACCGGCGAGCAGGGCCTCGGGCATGTGGTGCTCACCTGCGACGACGACAAGGCCGCACTGGAGTTCTATCGTGACGTCCTCGGCTTCTCGCTGCGCGATTCGATGCGGCTGCCACCGCAGGCCGTCGGCCGCGAAGAGGGCGACGAGGTGCCGTGGCTGCGCTTCCTCGGCTGCAATCCACGACATCACTCGCTGGCGTTCCTGCCGATCCCCAATTCGACGGGCATCGTGCACCTCATGGTCGAGGTCGAGAACTCCGACGACGTGGGGCTGTGTCTCGATCGGGCGCTGCGCCGCAAGGTGAAGATGTCGGCGACCCTCGGCCGGCACGTCAACGACCTCATGCTCTCCTTCTACATGAAGACACCCGGCGGATTCGACGTCGAATTCGGTTGTGAGGGAAGAACCGTCGCCGACGACGACTGGATAGCCCGGGAGAGCACCGCGGTCAGCCTGTGGGGACATGACTTCACCGTCGGATTCTCCCAGTAG